The nucleotide window TGTGCTGTTAGCTGATTATTTTGTTCAGTACCAATTCCAAAAGTTAAAGTTCCACTCAAAGAAGAAGAGCCGCCACTTGGTACATTCGGTAACTGGACAATTACACCGTTATTATCATTAGCGAACATATATACTGGGCTTACTACTTGCTGATTTGTATTAATATTACTATTGATACTGCAACTACTTCCAGAACATGAATAGTATGTTCCATTATCATAAGGTAATGGATTAACCCCAATAATTCCGTTCGCACCACCCAAATCATTATATGCACCTTGATTACTACAATTAGATGGTACTCCCGGGATAGTTGGATCATTAATAATCTGGATTGGTATATTAGTTGCTACTTCACTACCCATTTGCACATTAGCCATCGCAATTGAGCCCCAATCATAGCCGCTACCAAATAAAGTACATTCAGCGGTTGGTGAACCGTTCACATTCTCATTAGTCAGATTAAGATTACTATTAAGTTTATTCGCAAAAATTCTAAGTCCCATAGATCCGGTATCTAAAATAATATGATCAATTGTTTGACAATTAGTTGGATTACTTACACTACAAACCGTTACACTAACAAATGGTGTATTATATGGAGAATTACCGCTTGGTCCACCATCAACGGTAACTGGTACAACATTATTGACTGTTGAATTTGATGATTTTTGTGGTAATCCTGAGCTTTCAATAGGAGTATTAGAAGTATTAGAAGCATTTGAACTACTTGAATTACCACCCCCGCCACCATTACATGCCGCTAATGTTAAACCTATAAGAGCTGTTGAAATTATTTGAATTTTTTTCATGACATTATCCTTATTTCACATTATTGATAGATACGTTTGCTGGTGCTAATGAAGGAATTAATGCTTTTCCTTCGTAGTGCCCCATCCAGCCATTAGTAGCAGAAACAAAATCATTACTATTGACTTGTCTTGCTGATACAGATTTATAGCTTGGAGTAGCATTTTGCAAGGTTGCAAAGTATTTACCAAATAACTGATTTTGATCAGGAACATGTGAACCATGCCATGCAACGGCAAAGACCTTACCATTATAGACAAACTGTTTGATCGTGATTCCATTTGCAGTTTCAAGGATATTTGTTTGATATGGTGTAGATGAGTTTGCTCCAGCAACTGAATAATCAGTAGCTTGTGAGACTTTAGCATTTAGAGCATTTGCATCATTCATTATACTGCTTGAGTCTTCTCCTAGAGTTGCCCATGCTACAAGTGGGGTAATACTAATTATTAGTGTTAATACTGAAACTTTAAGTAGTTTTGCTTTCATTTGTATAATCTTTCTCGATGTAGGCATTTTCTTTAGATAAAGCTAGCGCATAGCTCACTTTATTTATAAAAATGAACCTGATTATTTATAGTTTATCTCAAATAAATTTAGATATTTATCGGTAATTATCGTGAATAGTTATTTTTAATTATACAAATGGAAGGTATGATGAAGCTTCTTCTGCCTGAAGTAAGTAAAATTGATTGGTTTTGATAAATAAGGGATTGTGTTTGATTCTTGAATAAAATAATTTACTCAAATAAGTAATGGTAGATAATTTACTAAAAGTATGAAGGCTTCTGTTAAGGCACTCCACCAATAAAAGCAAATCATTGTCAAAATCATGTACTGTAAGACTTAGTAGAAGAAGGACAAGATACACAATATAGTAGGCAAGAAAATACATTATCCAGTAGACTTCATTGACTAAATCTGAATAACCATCCAGTGAAAGATCATTATCAAGTAGCCAAGTATTACTTGATAATAAATCAGTAAAGGCATCCATTAAAACTGACACTAGCATGCAGGCTTGACCAATAATCAATAGCCTGATTAAGAGCACGCTCCAA belongs to Aquella oligotrophica and includes:
- a CDS encoding DUF2844 domain-containing protein — encoded protein: MKAKLLKVSVLTLIISITPLVAWATLGEDSSSIMNDANALNAKVSQATDYSVAGANSSTPYQTNILETANGITIKQFVYNGKVFAVAWHGSHVPDQNQLFGKYFATLQNATPSYKSVSARQVNSNDFVSATNGWMGHYEGKALIPSLAPANVSINNVK
- a CDS encoding DUF3443 family protein, with translation MKKIQIISTALIGLTLAACNGGGGGNSSSSNASNTSNTPIESSGLPQKSSNSTVNNVVPVTVDGGPSGNSPYNTPFVSVTVCSVSNPTNCQTIDHIILDTGSMGLRIFANKLNSNLNLTNENVNGSPTAECTLFGSGYDWGSIAMANVQMGSEVATNIPIQIINDPTIPGVPSNCSNQGAYNDLGGANGIIGVNPLPYDNGTYYSCSGSSCSINSNINTNQQVVSPVYMFANDNNGVIVQLPNVPSGGSSSLSGTLTFGIGTEQNNQLTAQNVFTSNGTAQDGSFTTNYDSGSYDSIFDTGSTELFFDTPANSPALAVCQSLSGFYCPTSTTAISTQISSLNGSNAINYSYNIINVENYLNSNQNTEAIPNAAAEGGDNFFIWGLPFFYGKKVFSAFTGANAGGASGPYFAF